The following coding sequences lie in one Acidimicrobiia bacterium genomic window:
- a CDS encoding ATP-binding protein: MGVEGPDSSRRWAAAFFGLCLGGSIFLGVGYVASRHSHDHELLSTRAQAVSLAIETMVDDAGYQAIAVAALFRGSVEVTEGEFNGFVQDVGLTEGMFGLGFIPIVPRADLAEFEEELARGHPGAFVFEVDGTEPVPVGVRDTYFPIRFFWSKDQLPAWGFDAGSDPEFASAIDQTLNSLQLTMSEFFRFSSNPGRDGFVIFEPAFGPDGLLLGVVAVAMDLDAVLAAALPPDVGLPLALAVHDVTDGSPPVPEGTWSESISAASRAWRVDVNSQGHDSYIWGALAFIAGGLAMGTATTLAALALGTRARHRNEVARLRILDREKDDFLAVVSHELRTPLTSIVGFADALRGGDGELTRADQVEMIDFIADEADAMEGIVQDLLVVARLQQGGVVPITCRAIDDLAAEVTKIADQAAVVRSSPTTVSGNAAAFADPARLRQILRNLFDNSVRHGLPPIAVTIEADGEQVRVRVKDSGPGVGAVEVPKLFDRYRSGPNPEGLPTSTGIGLWLSRELARLMGGDLRLVVTGKGATFELTLPAATGGGQCVIEPAALAGQAVGF; encoded by the coding sequence ATGGGCGTAGAGGGGCCGGATTCATCCCGGCGGTGGGCGGCTGCCTTCTTTGGCTTGTGCCTGGGTGGATCCATCTTCCTCGGTGTGGGCTATGTCGCGTCCCGCCACAGCCATGACCATGAACTTCTCTCCACCCGTGCGCAGGCAGTGAGTTTGGCGATCGAGACCATGGTCGACGACGCCGGCTATCAGGCGATAGCGGTGGCAGCGCTGTTCCGGGGCAGCGTCGAGGTGACGGAAGGCGAGTTCAACGGGTTCGTCCAAGACGTCGGGCTGACCGAGGGGATGTTCGGTCTCGGGTTCATTCCGATCGTGCCACGAGCCGACCTCGCCGAATTCGAAGAGGAACTTGCCAGGGGCCATCCCGGCGCCTTCGTGTTCGAAGTGGATGGCACCGAGCCGGTTCCGGTCGGGGTGCGCGACACCTACTTTCCCATTCGGTTCTTCTGGTCGAAGGACCAGCTTCCGGCATGGGGCTTCGACGCCGGCAGCGACCCCGAATTCGCCAGCGCCATCGATCAGACCCTGAACTCGCTCCAGTTGACCATGTCGGAGTTTTTCAGGTTCTCGAGCAATCCGGGCAGAGATGGCTTCGTGATTTTCGAACCGGCCTTCGGGCCTGATGGGTTGCTGCTGGGAGTGGTGGCCGTAGCGATGGACCTCGATGCGGTTCTCGCAGCCGCGCTTCCACCCGATGTCGGGTTGCCACTCGCGCTGGCGGTTCACGACGTGACCGACGGTTCGCCGCCGGTACCCGAAGGTACGTGGTCCGAGTCGATCAGCGCGGCCAGTCGTGCCTGGCGGGTCGACGTGAATTCTCAGGGCCATGACTCGTACATCTGGGGGGCCCTGGCATTCATCGCCGGGGGTCTGGCCATGGGTACCGCCACGACTCTGGCGGCGCTTGCTCTGGGTACCCGGGCCCGTCACCGAAATGAGGTCGCGAGGCTGCGTATCCTCGACCGGGAGAAGGACGACTTCCTCGCCGTGGTGAGTCATGAACTGCGGACGCCGCTCACCTCGATCGTCGGGTTTGCCGACGCCCTCCGGGGGGGGGATGGCGAGCTGACCCGGGCCGACCAGGTGGAGATGATCGATTTCATCGCCGACGAGGCCGACGCGATGGAGGGGATCGTCCAGGACCTGCTCGTTGTCGCCCGTCTCCAGCAGGGCGGGGTGGTGCCGATCACGTGTCGGGCAATCGACGACCTCGCCGCCGAAGTGACCAAGATTGCCGACCAGGCCGCGGTCGTTCGCTCCAGCCCCACCACGGTGAGCGGCAACGCCGCCGCTTTCGCCGACCCGGCCCGCCTCCGCCAGATACTTCGCAACCTGTTCGACAACTCGGTACGGCACGGCCTGCCTCCGATCGCGGTGACCATCGAGGCGGACGGCGAGCAAGTGCGGGTGAGGGTCAAGGATTCCGGCCCGGGCGTCGGGGCGGTCGAGGTGCCCAAACTGTTCGACCGCTACCGATCGGGCCCCAACCCCGAGGGCCTGCCCACCTCCACCGGCATCGGCCTGTGGTTGTCCCGCGAACTCGCTCGCCTCATGGGCGGCGACCTGAGGTTGGTCGTCACCGGCAAGGGTGCCACATTCGAATTGACCCTGCCCGCCGCGACCGGAGGCGGACAATGCGTCATCGAACCCGCAGCGCTCGCCGGGCAGGCAGTGGGGTTCTAG
- a CDS encoding RNA polymerase sigma factor gives MAPSADSDFAARLAAAKAGDELAWRALFRLVSGRVVGFLVVRGAADPEGVAGDTFVDIVRSIRRFTGGEREFVAWCLTIAHRRLVDSWRSAGRRPEVLTDPSDLEQPDDLDVEDTALGLMGAARARALIDRLTPDQADVIALRIYGDLTLPEIAKRLSKPLTAVTSLQHRGLEALRRLIADKDDELGAD, from the coding sequence GTGGCGCCATCCGCTGACTCCGATTTCGCCGCCCGCCTGGCTGCCGCCAAGGCGGGCGACGAGTTGGCGTGGCGCGCACTGTTCCGCCTGGTCTCAGGTCGGGTGGTCGGGTTCCTGGTGGTACGGGGGGCTGCCGACCCCGAGGGCGTCGCCGGGGACACCTTCGTCGACATCGTTCGTTCGATCCGCCGTTTCACGGGAGGCGAGCGCGAGTTCGTCGCCTGGTGCCTGACGATCGCCCATCGCCGCCTGGTCGACTCATGGCGTTCGGCCGGTCGCCGGCCTGAGGTGCTCACCGATCCGTCAGATCTCGAACAACCAGATGATCTGGATGTAGAGGACACCGCGCTCGGCCTGATGGGGGCGGCTCGAGCGCGCGCCCTGATTGATCGACTGACCCCGGATCAGGCCGATGTGATTGCGCTGCGCATCTACGGCGACCTGACCCTTCCGGAGATAGCCAAGCGGCTGTCGAAACCTTTGACCGCGGTCACCTCGCTGCAACACCGTGGCCTCGAAGCCCTCCGGCGCCTTATCGCCGACAAGGACGATGAACTCGGTGCCGACTGA
- a CDS encoding SprB repeat-containing protein yields the protein MATTKPIKIEGPTDQTIELGNQATLEVSVTGGTVPYKYQWSEKNTEKETTGEEIGSPDGNKQAYAPPTAKEAVTKWYRVKVTDSTKPKAKTKSSRWAKLEVTTPPDREPVFIWSDSFASNAGLVVSFAFVLMLIPMWVVAYSVLRTENVGTHFQGAIAVQLLIVGAFLAAVAAFMSLIELRGRGVRLDQLDKLGSSAWEAIPKAMSEFAKLKTTAAVGILAIACLVMATMVTWKSLDAASTTTTTTVAPVSTTVPTDDPTTTLPPETP from the coding sequence ATGGCCACCACCAAGCCCATCAAGATCGAAGGGCCGACCGACCAGACGATTGAGCTTGGGAACCAAGCGACACTCGAAGTATCCGTCACGGGTGGAACGGTCCCGTACAAGTATCAATGGTCTGAGAAGAACACCGAGAAGGAGACGACAGGAGAAGAAATCGGTTCCCCAGACGGGAACAAGCAGGCGTACGCCCCGCCCACTGCCAAAGAGGCTGTGACCAAGTGGTATCGAGTCAAAGTCACCGACAGCACGAAACCGAAAGCGAAAACTAAGTCGTCTCGATGGGCAAAGCTTGAGGTAACCACTCCTCCCGACCGAGAGCCCGTCTTCATCTGGAGCGACAGCTTCGCATCCAATGCCGGTCTCGTCGTCTCGTTTGCGTTCGTGCTGATGCTCATACCGATGTGGGTAGTCGCCTACTCGGTGCTAAGAACAGAAAACGTTGGGACGCACTTCCAAGGGGCGATAGCGGTCCAGTTGTTGATCGTTGGTGCATTCCTTGCCGCTGTGGCTGCATTCATGTCACTCATCGAACTCCGCGGACGGGGGGTCAGACTTGACCAACTCGACAAGCTGGGGTCTTCGGCATGGGAAGCAATTCCCAAGGCGATGAGTGAATTTGCGAAACTCAAGACGACTGCGGCAGTAGGCATCCTCGCGATCGCATGTCTCGTGATGGCCACCATGGTGACGTGGAAGAGTCTCGATGCAGCAAGCACCACAACGACCACAACCGTCGCACCTGTCTCAACAACGGTTCCCACCGACGACCCTACAACAACGCTTCCCCCCGAAACTCCATGA
- a CDS encoding matrixin family metalloprotease codes for MPIPKCVRLHIAVLAEPDVSIDQMVESATTVLSHAGITLVHASTFVLEDNPLADLSIGDCSARASLTDDHRELLSIRDSAASDEIVVFFVRTTTPPLDGCALHMDFPAAIVTRFAPILTLAHELGHILGLEHADDINRLMYRSASRINPPPTVTDDEQKTMKRSRWALACEERTHA; via the coding sequence ATGCCTATACCCAAGTGCGTTCGCCTACACATTGCCGTCCTCGCGGAACCCGACGTATCCATCGATCAAATGGTCGAATCAGCCACGACGGTGCTATCCCACGCAGGAATCACACTGGTTCACGCTTCGACATTCGTCCTTGAGGACAACCCTCTGGCCGACCTCAGCATCGGAGACTGCTCTGCGCGCGCCAGTCTCACCGATGACCATCGAGAACTCCTTTCGATTCGGGATTCTGCCGCTAGCGACGAAATCGTCGTCTTCTTCGTTAGAACGACGACGCCGCCTCTCGACGGCTGCGCTCTGCACATGGATTTCCCGGCGGCGATCGTTACGAGGTTTGCCCCAATCTTGACGCTCGCTCACGAACTGGGACACATTCTTGGGCTCGAGCATGCGGACGATATCAACCGGCTGATGTACCGTTCAGCCAGCAGGATCAATCCCCCCCCGACCGTGACCGACGATGAGCAGAAAACGATGAAGAGGAGCCGTTGGGCGCTCGCCTGTGAGGAACGAACCCATGCGTGA